Within the Candidatus Poribacteria bacterium genome, the region AAATGTGTGGAAAGGCTGGTATCGTCACAGAGATTAAAAAACGGAGTTTCTATGAGAAGCCGAGCGAGAAACGCCGCAGAATCGAGATGAAACGGCAGCGGAAAGTGAAACCCCGCAGAATGGGTGACCGTCCGTTTTATAACACAGGCAATAACAGTGGTGGT harbors:
- the rpsU gene encoding 30S ribosomal protein S21 — protein: MVQVEVSVDSGEAFDRALARFKKMCGKAGIVTEIKKRSFYEKPSEKRRRIEMKRQRKVKPRRMGDRPFYNTGNNSGGGGGNSNRSNR